The following are encoded in a window of Kitasatospora fiedleri genomic DNA:
- a CDS encoding ATP-binding cassette domain-containing protein, with protein sequence MPSPAPPSASAPAAPPPLAAPSPPSGPAPTAAGAPPAPGLPERLRRRVRHRLAAARLLRLLHPALLVGATVLHLAVGLLPIGFIAATSHLIAALPAARTGGGGPTAALLIAAAAFVLHQALAPFQSLVGELVARQVDGARIADLMACALDGLDSAALEEQDVLDLLAEARGGFDRLSPTPGEAAAGTLALLARYAQLLGAATVVGIALGWLPALLVTAAALVIRAGQRGALSRFGAARATMTGRRRRLAYLRRTATGTGIAKEARMLGLVPWLRERHTAEARRYLEPLWATRRRLLFRPFLGLAAVGLLGGGAALALLARGGAAHTLTLFQLSAALQAVLVPMRFGVFFPESDMQTLYGLTAEDALRTLEQRPSRVPAPADATAGAGAGAGGGEPPADGTIRLEDVSFRYRPDGPDVLHHLDLELPPGRSTAVVGLNGAGKTTVVRLLARLREPGAGRITVGGADLAHQPVADWHRRIAVIFQDFARYELTGAENIALGRPALLTDRAALRAAADRAGVLDVLDALPDGLDTVLSSHYRGGSDLSGGQWQRVALARAMLALADGASLLVLDEPTAQLDVRAEAAFFDRFLEITRGVTSVIIAHRFSSVRRADHIVVLDGGRVAESGTHDELLALDGEYARLFRAQAERFTADADADASLVTPATGAAATTADADATIPDSPDATGADTPPAEEAPR encoded by the coding sequence GTGCCCTCTCCCGCCCCGCCGTCCGCATCCGCGCCCGCCGCGCCTCCCCCGCTCGCCGCACCCTCCCCGCCCTCCGGGCCCGCGCCGACGGCGGCCGGAGCCCCGCCCGCCCCCGGCCTGCCGGAACGGCTGCGCCGCCGCGTCCGGCACCGGCTGGCCGCCGCCCGGCTGCTGCGCCTGCTGCACCCGGCCCTGCTGGTCGGGGCGACCGTGCTGCACCTGGCGGTCGGCCTGCTGCCGATCGGCTTCATCGCCGCCACCAGCCACCTGATCGCCGCCCTGCCCGCCGCCCGCACCGGTGGTGGCGGGCCGACCGCGGCGCTGCTGATCGCCGCCGCCGCGTTCGTCCTGCACCAGGCGCTCGCCCCGTTCCAGTCGCTGGTCGGCGAACTGGTGGCCCGGCAGGTCGACGGCGCCCGGATCGCCGACCTGATGGCCTGCGCCCTGGACGGCCTGGACAGCGCCGCACTGGAGGAGCAGGACGTCCTCGACCTGCTCGCCGAGGCCCGCGGCGGCTTCGACCGCCTCTCGCCCACCCCGGGCGAGGCCGCCGCCGGGACGCTGGCCCTGCTCGCCCGCTACGCCCAACTGCTCGGTGCGGCCACCGTGGTGGGCATCGCCCTGGGCTGGCTCCCGGCCCTGCTGGTGACCGCCGCCGCGCTGGTCATCCGGGCCGGGCAGCGCGGCGCGCTGAGCCGCTTCGGCGCGGCCCGCGCCACCATGACCGGCCGCCGCCGGCGACTGGCGTACCTGCGCAGGACCGCCACCGGCACCGGCATCGCCAAAGAGGCCCGGATGCTCGGCCTGGTCCCCTGGCTGCGCGAACGGCACACCGCCGAGGCCCGCCGCTACCTCGAACCGCTCTGGGCCACCCGCCGCCGCCTGCTGTTCCGCCCCTTCCTCGGCCTGGCCGCGGTCGGCCTGCTCGGCGGCGGCGCGGCCCTCGCCCTGCTCGCCCGGGGCGGCGCGGCGCACACCCTGACGCTGTTCCAGCTCTCCGCGGCCCTCCAGGCGGTGCTGGTGCCGATGCGGTTCGGCGTGTTCTTCCCCGAGAGCGACATGCAGACCCTGTACGGGCTGACCGCCGAGGACGCCCTGCGCACCCTCGAACAGCGCCCGTCCCGCGTACCGGCACCCGCCGACGCCACCGCCGGTGCCGGTGCCGGTGCCGGTGGTGGTGAACCGCCGGCCGACGGGACGATCCGGCTGGAGGACGTCTCCTTCCGCTACCGCCCCGACGGCCCCGACGTGCTGCACCACCTCGACCTGGAGCTGCCGCCCGGCCGCTCCACCGCCGTGGTCGGCCTCAACGGCGCGGGCAAGACCACCGTGGTGCGGCTGCTCGCCCGGCTGCGCGAACCCGGTGCCGGACGGATCACCGTCGGCGGCGCCGACCTGGCCCACCAGCCGGTGGCCGACTGGCACCGGCGGATCGCGGTGATCTTCCAGGACTTCGCCCGCTACGAGCTCACCGGCGCCGAGAACATCGCCCTCGGCCGGCCCGCCCTGCTCACCGACCGGGCCGCGCTGCGGGCCGCCGCCGACCGGGCCGGGGTCCTCGACGTGCTCGACGCGCTGCCCGACGGGCTGGACACCGTGCTCAGTTCGCACTACCGGGGCGGCAGCGACCTGTCCGGCGGGCAGTGGCAGCGGGTCGCCCTGGCCCGGGCCATGCTGGCCCTCGCCGACGGCGCCTCCCTGCTCGTCCTGGACGAACCCACCGCCCAGCTCGACGTCCGCGCCGAGGCCGCGTTCTTCGACCGCTTCCTGGAGATCACCCGCGGCGTCACCAGCGTCATCATCGCGCACCGCTTCTCCAGTGTCCGGCGCGCCGACCACATCGTCGTCCTCGACGGCGGCCGGGTCGCCGAGTCCGGCACCCACGACGAACTGCTGGCCCTGGACGGCGAGTACGCCCGCCTGTTCCGCGCCCAGGCCGAACGCTTCACCGCCGACGCCGACGCCGACGCCAGCCTCGTCACCCCTGCCACCGGCGCCGCTGCCACCACTGCCGACGCTGACGCCACCATCCCCGACTCCCCGGACGCCACCGGCGCCGACACCCCGCCCGCCGAGGAGGCCCCGCGGTGA
- a CDS encoding ATP-binding cassette domain-containing protein encodes MTDLIPALRHLLVLAWRCDPRRLLRAAAMMAVGCLATPLIALCLKGLTTETLAGHGGSAVLLGLAAAVLLVLELMMGHFAHLAYFELGDLGEVELQNRLVALAHGAPGLEDLDTPRFADTLALVRDDLPRTRASLEAALQLAGLAIQLGLTAVLLGLLDPWLLLLPLLGAVPVLAGHRAQRLLDAAKESAAPHQRLGRHLLDVATGHATAKEARLAGAAPFLLDRHHREWRATTRLLGGAHTRAAALRAGGQLCFALGYAAAIWLVVRQARHGVSPLGDVILVITLAAQLSLQVGTAIQLLTVLQDAGRTAHRLDALKPSTPFRSKLPDGTSAPLVLARGIRLEHVSFQYPGSTRRVLDDVTLDIPAGTALAVVGENGAGKSTLIKLLCGLYRPTGGRVLVDGVDLTAADPADWQRRIATLFQDFARLELRLRDNTGIGDLDRIDDDAALAAALDAAEAAPVAAAVPGGLDGLIGRSYGDGVDLSGGQWQKLGLARALLRRDPLLLVLDEPASALDAAAEQALFERFARLVADSRSRTGAVSVLVSHRFSTVRMADLILVLEHGRLAQAGTHEDLLAAGGLYAELYRLQARVYA; translated from the coding sequence GTGACCGACCTGATCCCGGCCCTGCGCCACCTGCTGGTCCTCGCCTGGCGGTGCGACCCGCGCCGACTGCTGCGCGCCGCCGCCATGATGGCGGTCGGCTGCCTCGCCACCCCGCTGATCGCCCTGTGCCTGAAGGGCCTCACCACCGAGACGCTGGCCGGGCACGGCGGCAGCGCCGTCCTGCTCGGCCTGGCCGCCGCCGTCCTGCTGGTGCTCGAACTGATGATGGGCCACTTCGCGCACCTGGCCTACTTCGAGCTCGGCGACCTCGGCGAGGTCGAGCTGCAGAACCGGCTGGTCGCCCTCGCGCACGGCGCGCCCGGCCTGGAGGACCTCGACACCCCCCGGTTCGCCGACACGCTCGCGCTCGTCCGCGACGACCTGCCGCGCACCCGGGCCTCGCTCGAAGCAGCCCTGCAACTCGCCGGTCTGGCCATCCAGTTGGGCCTGACGGCGGTGCTGCTCGGCCTGCTCGACCCGTGGCTGCTGCTGCTCCCGCTGCTGGGGGCCGTCCCGGTGCTGGCCGGCCACCGGGCCCAGCGCCTGCTGGACGCCGCCAAGGAGTCCGCCGCCCCGCACCAGCGCCTCGGCCGCCACCTGCTGGACGTCGCCACCGGCCACGCCACCGCCAAGGAGGCCCGGCTGGCCGGTGCCGCGCCCTTCCTGCTCGACCGCCACCATCGCGAGTGGCGCGCCACCACCCGCCTGCTCGGCGGCGCCCACACCCGGGCCGCCGCCCTGCGCGCGGGCGGCCAGCTCTGCTTCGCGCTCGGCTACGCCGCCGCGATCTGGCTGGTGGTCCGGCAGGCCCGGCACGGCGTCTCGCCGCTCGGCGACGTCATCCTGGTGATCACGCTGGCCGCCCAGCTCTCGCTCCAGGTCGGCACCGCGATCCAGCTGCTCACCGTCCTCCAGGACGCCGGCCGCACCGCCCACCGCCTCGACGCCCTGAAACCCTCGACTCCCTTCCGCTCCAAGCTTCCTGACGGCACGTCAGCCCCGCTCGTCCTGGCCCGCGGCATCCGGCTCGAACACGTCTCCTTCCAGTACCCGGGCAGCACCCGGCGGGTGCTGGACGACGTCACGCTCGACATCCCGGCCGGCACCGCGCTCGCCGTGGTCGGCGAGAACGGCGCCGGCAAGAGCACCCTGATCAAGCTGCTCTGCGGCCTCTACCGGCCGACCGGCGGACGCGTCCTGGTCGACGGCGTCGACCTGACCGCCGCCGACCCCGCCGACTGGCAGCGCCGGATCGCCACCCTGTTCCAGGACTTCGCCCGCCTCGAACTGCGCCTGCGCGACAACACCGGCATCGGCGACCTCGACCGGATCGACGACGACGCGGCCCTGGCCGCCGCCCTGGACGCCGCCGAGGCCGCCCCGGTGGCCGCCGCCGTCCCCGGCGGCCTGGACGGCCTGATCGGGCGCAGCTACGGCGACGGCGTGGACCTGTCCGGCGGGCAGTGGCAGAAGCTCGGCCTGGCCCGCGCCCTGCTGCGCCGCGACCCGCTGCTGCTGGTCCTGGACGAGCCGGCCTCCGCACTGGACGCGGCGGCCGAGCAGGCCCTGTTCGAACGGTTCGCCCGGCTGGTCGCGGACTCCCGCTCCCGGACCGGCGCGGTCAGCGTGCTGGTCTCGCACCGCTTCTCCACCGTCCGGATGGCCGACCTGATCCTGGTCCTGGAACACGGCCGCCTCGCCCAGGCCGGCACCCACGAGGACCTGCTCGCCGCCGGCGGCCTGTACGCGGAGCTGTACCGCCTCCAGGCCCGGGTGTACGCCTGA
- a CDS encoding GNAT family N-acetyltransferase yields MALPDGMTVRPAAAGDAAAVCALLNQVDEMEIGWAETEPDEVESELGRPDVDLARDTWLLHDADGQLVGYGLVRDRSGGERIDLDQYLLPGQLAGGLHLFDLMEARATELARRNGADRAVLHLLLNAEPTTDTDAMRARGWRLARRHHALRRDVSPETDPLPEPPAGVRLRDCAREEDRRIAHRLLQQTFAEHYDFKPRGYEQWLADIHADTVDWSRVWVAELDGQGDVGVLRTGVRLPTLAWAFNIGVLPAARGRGLGGYLLRHFFAVHAADGRSAVGLGVDTENATGAPELYRKHGMEVDFSVDTWALVLPTS; encoded by the coding sequence ATGGCACTCCCGGACGGTATGACGGTGCGGCCCGCGGCGGCCGGGGACGCGGCGGCGGTCTGCGCGCTGCTGAACCAGGTGGACGAGATGGAGATCGGGTGGGCGGAGACCGAACCCGACGAGGTGGAGTCCGAACTCGGCCGACCAGACGTTGACTTGGCGCGCGACACCTGGCTCCTGCACGACGCCGACGGGCAGTTGGTCGGGTACGGGCTGGTCCGCGACCGCTCCGGCGGCGAGCGGATCGACCTCGACCAGTACCTGCTGCCGGGCCAACTCGCGGGCGGCCTGCACCTGTTCGACCTGATGGAGGCCCGCGCCACCGAACTCGCCCGCCGCAACGGCGCCGACCGCGCCGTCCTGCACCTGCTGCTCAACGCCGAACCCACCACCGACACCGACGCGATGCGGGCCCGCGGTTGGCGGCTCGCCCGCCGCCACCACGCCCTGCGGCGCGACGTCTCCCCGGAGACCGACCCGCTGCCCGAACCCCCCGCCGGAGTGCGGCTGCGCGACTGCGCCCGGGAGGAGGACCGGCGGATCGCCCACCGGCTGCTCCAGCAGACCTTCGCCGAGCACTACGACTTCAAGCCCCGCGGCTACGAGCAGTGGCTGGCCGACATCCACGCCGACACCGTCGACTGGTCCCGGGTCTGGGTCGCCGAACTCGACGGCCAGGGCGACGTCGGTGTGCTGCGCACCGGCGTCCGACTCCCCACCCTGGCCTGGGCGTTCAACATCGGCGTCCTGCCCGCCGCCCGCGGCCGCGGCCTCGGCGGCTACCTGCTCCGGCACTTCTTCGCGGTGCACGCCGCCGACGGCCGCTCCGCCGTCGGCCTGGGCGTCGACACCGAGAACGCGACCGGCGCACCGGAGCTGTACCGCAAGCACGGCATGGAGGTCGACTTCTCCGTCGACACCTGGGCCCTGGTCCTGCCCACCTCCTGA
- a CDS encoding Gfo/Idh/MocA family protein: MRIGLLGTGPWAGFVHAPALAAHPDVTFAGLWGRRPEAAAELAAVHGVPTYPTVDALLADVDAVAIALPPDVQAEYAARAAQAGKHLLLDKPVAATVDAARAVEDAVAASGVASVVFFTTRFGTVQEEWITEQAAQDGWFTAHCHWIGSVFTTDSPYAASPWRQQKGALWDVGPHALSVLLPVLGEVDRLTAAPGPGDTTHLVLRHRGGASSTVTLSLTAPPAASAHGVAVELRGTSGVTTLPHRDEHPTAAFARALDALLTAAKTGDPHPCDIGFGRQVVEVLATAEEQLLRGGR; encoded by the coding sequence ATGCGCATCGGACTCCTCGGCACCGGCCCCTGGGCGGGCTTCGTGCACGCCCCCGCCCTCGCCGCCCATCCCGACGTCACCTTCGCCGGACTCTGGGGCCGCCGCCCCGAGGCCGCCGCCGAACTCGCCGCCGTGCACGGCGTCCCGACCTACCCGACGGTGGACGCCCTGCTGGCCGACGTCGACGCGGTCGCGATCGCCCTCCCGCCGGACGTGCAGGCCGAGTACGCGGCCCGGGCCGCGCAGGCCGGCAAGCACCTGCTGCTCGACAAGCCGGTCGCCGCGACGGTCGACGCCGCCCGCGCCGTCGAGGACGCGGTGGCCGCGTCCGGCGTCGCCTCGGTGGTCTTCTTCACCACCCGGTTCGGCACCGTCCAGGAGGAGTGGATCACCGAACAGGCCGCCCAGGACGGCTGGTTCACCGCCCACTGCCACTGGATCGGCTCGGTCTTCACCACCGACAGCCCCTACGCCGCCTCCCCCTGGCGCCAGCAGAAGGGCGCGCTCTGGGACGTCGGCCCGCACGCCCTGTCCGTCCTGCTGCCGGTCCTCGGCGAGGTCGACCGGCTGACCGCCGCCCCCGGCCCCGGCGACACCACCCACCTGGTGCTCCGCCACCGCGGCGGCGCCTCCAGCACCGTCACCCTCAGCCTGACCGCCCCGCCCGCCGCCTCCGCCCACGGCGTCGCGGTCGAACTGCGCGGCACCTCCGGCGTCACCACCCTCCCCCACCGCGACGAACACCCCACCGCCGCCTTCGCCCGCGCCCTGGACGCCCTCCTCACCGCGGCGAAGACCGGCGACCCGCATCCCTGCGACATCGGCTTCGGCCGCCAGGTGGTGGAGGTCCTGGCCACCGCGGAGGAACAACTGCTGCGCGGCGGCCGCTAG